A window of Solanum stenotomum isolate F172 chromosome 9, ASM1918654v1, whole genome shotgun sequence genomic DNA:
ATGGACCGTACATTCTGTAAATCCCTTCCCGAAgttgctaattaattaaaatgcatTCACACTTATTGcaacattaattaattcaacatttatataatttattatctGTCTTACCTAATTAATATATGCTTGGCAAGTCTTGTACCATAAGCATTTAATGAGTGTACAATGTACAACATAATGttaaatggccagaaaatttaaaaagtctataatatcatttttattttaaaataaactgatcttttattcattttttaactaaaaGGGTAAAACtgttcaaaaaggtaaaataatataatgtaaaatatgttattttttaccattctgatcaaattttctgaccaaaaagattttttcaacacaattattttagttaattttatacTAATCGACttgattagttttttttttttcaagagtctttttGGGATTTGCTTATGGTCAAAGTATTAGGAGGGCTAATCAATATTGACGACTATATCAAGTAATTCGTTTGAGTGCATTAACactaaagtgaaaaaataattaatcagaCATCTTATATTTGTGTCAGATTTTATTGGCTTAATACATGATCAAACTcttaaatttgttaaaatattGCATTTAGAGACTCTGAGTTAAATCATGTTTTAGTTGAATACCTTAACTCTTGATAACGTGTTCAACTTAGAcattttctatttaaattttaaaaacttttttatgTGTGTTCTCATTCATTTATTCAGTAGTTAAGTTaatcacataaaatatgttattttttttaattatatgcaTTTATCTCAATAAGTCgtaaacttcaaatattttctactcgAAATTAATCGTAAAATTAAAAGGAGATGGCGTATTTTATATAGTTTACTTAACTATCTAATAAGcctatattttattcttatctaATCAAGTATATGTTTGACATGTGGAGTACCATAAGTATTACTGGATGTACTATTTTTATAGCTATTATGAATTTTCAACTTatcaacttgattttctttcttcaattaattaatcataAGCATAAAATTCCTGCATTTTTTTTTCGTCGTATGCAAGAGAGATATATGTTTGAGAAGTTTTGTATTAATTGAATTAATGGATGTATTTTGCAGTagaattacaatatattctgaaaatgtttttattttcagCCAATCAAATTGATATTcttgcattttttaaaaaaaatttatccaaACTATATGACAGGTTTTTATACaatagacaattttttttaaaaaaaaagaaaaattactcggtgtaactaatttttttttttggtaagcaaagataattatattaatataactTAATATGCAGCAGTACATGGAAGTACACGGTGTAACTaacttatatattatatttattaagtatATATTATCATACTTTCAAAAAATTACCATTTATGTATACATTTAATTAGTTGTGCATATAACTATGATTTATGATTGCATATATCTATAATGTGGTTATTTTCATTCAATAAATTTTgatatgaataataataatcagGTTCATAGAGATCATTATTATTAAGTCTTTTGGGtagggtgtacaaaatcgaatcaaaccgcaaatcgagtcaaatcagaaaaaaaaaaacccgactagtggttggtttgactgggtttggtgttgaaaaaaaaacccgactatatttgggttggtttggttttaactaaaaaaaaacaatccaaCACCAAACCAACctgactttatatatataattttaaaattttattttatacataaaaatatttactttgatataatttttaaatatttcttactctttttcataacttttatcttttaatatattatttcaagtttgaaactttgaattttgaatggttccataaagattatagtccatagatgttggtaattataataaaacttaaatcaaaatcaaattaatactaatgcaaaaagaaaataaatttaacactaagaatgacaataatattgaatatttgttctttagttttacattggtttagacaattaaagtACATAATCtgattttaatttcctttaatatttagtcatgtaactaatacttattaaacttattttagcatgatttagtacttttaaattatgatcattttcattatgacttgttaatttgcaatatttgttttatgcgatttcattattattattattttttggataatttagtgtcattaatcatatcattgtttgtgttgtattcttaagaaacaccttagatagttgtattttggtaggactgaaaaaatatttgaagtacaagtaaattatatgtttgtatgaatactttagcgaaacaatttgaaaaaatccGAAGTTGAAAAACCCGTGTTTTATTGATTTGgcttggtttatagatttaaaaatccaacacaaatagtttgatttgatatttgaaaaaaccCGAACCAATCCAACCATGTACAATCCTGCTTTTGGGTCATGTAATGCTAATTTAGTTGAGTCAATCAGTGTGAAAAAGACCATTTTATGCCAAAAAAATTAGAACTTGGCTATTCTATACCAATTTTCTTTCTATGGATAAGTTAGCACATTGTGCCAAATTTTCTAACATAATCAACCAAACAAGTTTTTAAGAGTCGTTTAGTAGTGGTTAAagtaatacaaatattaataatatataaattagttatgagataatttatgtattattttgatgttgGGATTATAAATTATGATGCAGAGTTTACTTATTACATAATTACATGATTTAAGATAACATAATCTCTAAAAATTCCTATCTGGATATATCACTCCACCTCTATCAGATACATTACAACTTTGTTTTTGTACAATGTATTTGGTACAAATGTTGTTATTGATAAATAACCACAATTATCCATACCTAAATCAGTATGAATCTGATTTATAGTTATATATCTGATACATAACTCATGTATAATATATcaacaaattatgaaaaatctaggattattgtaatttaataaACTTTTGAAATATGATGCAACTGACGCCCAAATTATTGAAGTTTTTGTACTTTATactaaaataatacatatattccCATATATATTACTTATATGTGAAATACTTAAATTGCAAATCAAATTAACACCACATTAATTTTATACCTAAATAAATAACTTACCGTTTGATAGTATTACTtacacaaaaaattaatatatctcCTAAAATGCTTTGGAAGACTATCTTGGTCAAATCAAACAAGTACAAGAAGGAAACAAACTCGATGGAATTTAGTACTACACTTTTTCTACAATCCCACTACCCTTACACACACACCTTAGCCACCTCaactcttcaatttttttccctCTATAATAGCAAGTCTCTAAACACCAAAACATCTCCTCCTTTCTCTCactctcttcattttctttcgTCACACAATGGCTTCTGCCATCAAGAAAGTAAATATGATTACCCAAATCGTACGCCTCAAACAAGTCGTCAAGCGTTGGAAACACAAATCCCTTAAGCGCCGCGGCGTTTTATCATACTCCTCATCCGAGTCAGATGAACCGGCTTTACCCGGTTCGAACCGCCGCCGTCGTACACCTTCAGGATCTTTAGCGGTTTACATCGGTCCAGAAAGAACCCGGTTCGTTATTCCGACCCGGTTCTTGAACCTCCCTGTCTTTATATCTCTACTTGATAAAGCAGAGGAGGAGTTTGGGTATCAAAGAACCGGCGGTTTAGTTTTGCCTTGTGAAGTTGAGTACTTTTCGGAGATATTAAGGTTATTGGACCGGGATGAAGACCGGTTCGGTCATTTTTTGGGTTTAGATGAAATGATTAATGAAGTTGGGTTTGATGGTTTAGATCACTCTTGTAAAGAAGCTGCTTCACAAGGATTTGCTCCTCTTTTGCATAATGCTAGGGTTTAAACCGGTCCGGTTCAGTTTCTTGAAGGAGGAAGATTTAGGgttaggttttttattttttgaaatttgaaaaccaTCCTAGAACAcagaatttaattttctaaaagtTTGCTGGGTTCCAATGAGATGTgggtaatttttaattttttttttaaggttgttaattaattagtggTATTTTCCCCAgacaattaaatatatttatttgttctggtggtggtggtgacaGAGTCAGACAGAGGCTGATgattattattgtattgtattactCCTTAGTATCATTGTTATTAAGAGGATGAAgtgatggaaaaaaaaaagtttagagTAACTAatgtaattttcatatttcGACTATGGAATTTCAGAAATTTTGGTgttatttttttggttgaatATGATTTTTCTGTTGGGATTTGTTTTGTATTTCCCTTTATTTTTGGTTGGATTCTATATTTGAAGTGACCCCTTAAAGAATCTGAGATTTTCCAATCAAATTGTTGTGGTAATTAATCgttaatattaaaatgttagctagaaaataataagaaagaaaaacgACAAGAAAGTGTGAGATCTAAATCATgcatcaaatattatttttagtgataattaattaatgataataatttaattgtcattaaatatgtatttgtaGCGGCAACTGATACTCTTTTAAATGTTTCTAACTAATgttgataaataatttaataatttttgtaaatatgtatatttattatcactaaaaattatttttactattgcAAAAAGAGTTATGTGCTCGAATCTCTgataaagtttatatatatatatatatataatttaagtttgttctGCATAAAGCCACATTTGAGTAAAAGCTCTagcaaagattttttttacttttgataaAGATTGAAGAATGAATGAGATAAAATAGGTGTCATATTCTTATCCTGACTTTTTGATAATGTTTATAAGTCCAATACAATTCTAAAGTTCCCAACTTTATTTGCAATCAACACACATCAATTTTCTTATCTTATACTACTACTACTTATTTTTCTGATGAATTGACAATTAAAATCACTTtcagttaaaaaaattatgagttttattatgattaagtaaaattattaattgaaaattgTCAATTTCGATAATATTAggtgacaaattttttttttctaaatgtgaaatattttgaattgttaattattactctcactgtccacttttatttgtcatgttgcgcttttcgaaagtcaatttgactaatttttaaagttaaattagattacattaatttgacattttaaacaaaaaaaattagatattcaaaaactatataaaaagtattataaattgcaattttttgcatatcaatatgaacatcataaaatgttagtcaaagtttatatagtttgattctaaaaaaggaaactatgaAAAGTGAACGGAGGTAGTATGacttggagttttttttttgaaattatgacttagagtactttttacatagattacaaatatataaatttcatttcaaaatatttgaagatttcatgcgcaaattttcgatcaaacttaaactgtttgactttcagaaaatgaaaagtgttacataaattgaaacaactGGAATATTTCATCATTAAATTTTctttgaaatcaatttttaattcatattttagtttttttttataacaataaataaatatgtatacaaatgattatatatatgCTCAAAGTTTATGCTTTATACAACCTGTACTCCTTCCAAGTATTATTATCACCTGATTTCCAATTTGGCAAGATTCccaaatagaaataaaaaatgttgaCAGGTGATGCCAAAAATACACTTGCAGTtcagaaaaatgaaaaaataatagtaataataaaaaatggaaatatttttctaactaaAGAATTGTCTTCATGTtgtacttaatttatttttagttaaaatttccCCAACTGGCTCAAGTGTTTGATGAGATTCCATTAGATTTGTCTGccctttaattatttattttctttgtcataTCATCATCTTAACAAATTGTACAATCTTTATTTACTAATTTTCAACGGTAGATTCACAAAGCACTTGTGTCTATACTTGACTTTTGCTTTGTTTCaacctaattattatttttttcaatccaATGTTTGATCTCTGCATTAAAGTTCgatcaattttattttgagttatgCAAGATCTCATTTGAGGAGAAACTTTTTCTATCaatgattttttcatatttacaaTTCAAATTTGAGACATTTGATTAAGAAACAAATTAAGCATTCTTTTTGTTGGATTATTGGTCCACAAACCCGCTCTATAGAATGAATACGAAAAGACTTATCGATGACCTCACCCCCTTTGTCACTTAAAGGAAAAGGTAGAGAAGGGGGCTTGCTAGAAACCCTTCCCTAGAGTAGTTGTTAGTAAGAATAAGAGAAACTCTGTTATAACTATTTCTATacattattcaatatataattCTACAAATAGAGGAATACATAAgttgaatataataaaataagaaattgaaaattttcgtTGAAATTGTTCATTTGGAAATTTCTCGAAAAGCTAGTACCAATAGTTCAACCTAACTGTTGAGTGGGTTCTCCTGCTAATAATTCTAACAATTTTCTTACTCATTTTGTTCCAAATTTTCTATTATgagtatttttatttaattagacAACATAATGTTAAGAGGATTCCATAGTAGCTGTCAAATCGAATGATTATAACCACCTCTATTGTCGTTATGTCTCAAACTTGatactttttttcattttaatttgtttgatattAATTTGAcgtaaaaataataacaataaatttagTTAACTTTATTGGtgacatctaaaaaaaaaaaggtgtggtatatataaataatcttatttttatctTCACCTTGTAAaggtaaagaagaaaaattcgaTAAACATTccattcaaataaaatatatcataaatcaacataaaatatagaaaagaattgaatatctttaaaatttatgatcgTAAATATATCATAACTCACATTATCTGTGTGATcgtaaaattataataaaaaattactttaaaatatatcataatatttataaaaacttctaattaagataaaataaaaattaaaaaaaatattatttttaaatataaatttttttcattcttttctaaaaaaataaatcaataaaaagtaCTCAACAAAATAACACGGAGGGAGTACTTTAATTTGAGTTTACATATAAACTGATTATAATAGAAAGATTATGTATcgttatttaattttctaaagaaGTCTAAAGTACAGATGAACTTAATACGCTTCATTTAGTTGGACCTAGTGAAAtatcttaatattaattatcaaaatttcaatcattaaatctatttatttttagttttgaattttaatcttaagtgttttataatttttaaattttatgaactCAATAGattaaaatgaatgataaaaatttataacaaattgttaaaattattaagatggttattattatttttttacaaaaataattgttcACAACTACAATCCGtcctcttttcttttcacaGAGTCATCTCCCACTTTTATCTGCTATCCGCAACTATCATTTTCAGCCACAGTTATTGCCGCCAATCATCATAGTTGGTCGTCATCATCATTAATAATCATCACCATGCACCAACTATAATTACAATCCCCAATTACTACTTGCAATCACTACTTAACATCAATTTTTACTATATATCGTTaactatcatcatcattcaccaTCAAAATTAACTATATTACCATCGTCCATCACAATTATTAGTTATCACCATCAACAATCACGATTGgcaatcattatttttaatcaCTATCACCACTAATTACTTCGTATAACCACCATCATCATCCAACACAACATTGATACACACCAAGCATCACTAGCCATTAATATTACCATCACCAACTtatcatataattatataaatatatttattaataaaaaattcatataacTAAATCCCTAATCCTATTTAATAGAAATAGATttgttttttcctctttaagtatgtataattaaaataattgctAAACTCCATTCTTAAATTTCGAAAGTGACATTTTAGTTTGTGATCATTTTTCTTCAACTATAATAACAATTAATTTAGGAAGGAAGCAGTAATGAATCTTCTCCAAATAGAGAAAACAGTATCAATTTCAGGTAAAAACGGCAGCCACTTCTTAATTATTGACAACAtctcaattattaatttcatcccTGAATTGTTGAtagtgttaaaaatatttttttacttgattaactgaacttaaatacacctcAATCTTGCAATATGAGTGAAATATATCCTAAATTCTCGCCAAGTTTTGGCTGTTTTCAGTACTTCTCtcaactttttattaagagCATCATtctcctacaagagtttgagaccattTGTTAGATCATGTAGTAGATTagggtgtatctaagtttagttagtcaaataGAGGAGTGTTTTTAAGGGTGTCAATAGTTTgtgaatgaaactaataatttacgctaagtttaagggtattttgaaTACTTCGCTCTCTCTTTACCTTATTAGTTGTTATGTTCTTTTAAATGTAATTCTTTTCcttcataattattttagttgtaTGCTCTTTTAAATGTAATGCTTTTCCttcataattattttgatttattataattaagatgataatttttctttaacaatttttctttcatcACGAGGTAATCAGTAGAGGTATAAGGTCtaataaatataacaataacaataataacaactcTAGTGAAATCTCAGTAAGTGATCAGATCTGGGAAAGACCCTATCACTAATTCATGAaggtataaaatataaatatactatCTTTCTCTAAACACcacatgaatatattattgtaattCTATTAATTAGTTTAGATTAACTTCAACctcaatatattaaatttgttttatttacagaagaaataaatgaaaaaataaataaattaggatTAGGTCAAGTAATGCCGAAGGAAGAAAGTCAAGGGACACACAAATCAACTACTGCATGTGAATGAACATGGTGGTGAATAACCATTTTAGAAATTATCGAGAAGGATTGTggtgaaatgaataaaaaaaattattttaaatcaaaaatcttgaatttgagcctgaaatataaaaagaaattatgttaGAAAGCATTATCCTCCTTAAATGAGCATCACGCGACacaaatctaaattaatcaGAACCTCAATATGAATatcaaaggaaaagaaaaaaccaAGGGTGAAAACGGAAGCACAAAAAGAGGAAGTTTTTCACCCAATTCAAGTAGTTGGTTGCATTAGGTGACAAATTGCCAAACAAAAAGTGTATCATTATTTAGTCAAGaaaatattgtataaaataagttaataatGATTTGTTTGGAGGGTTGTGGTTTTGGGTAATAATGTGAAGAGAATATAGTGATTAGTGAGTGATTAAAATACTCTATTAATCAATATACATTGTGGTGCAATGGTAAAATTGTTTTATTCATAGTTAGAGATCTCTGATTTGAGCTTTTGGtatgaagaaaattttattcaaaacgTTATCCTAGAATGGACCCTATAATGcacaatttaaattaaattgaaacTCTAATGGAGACTCCAAATATCAAATGagaaaccgaaaaaaaaaactagcacTAATCTAGATTTTGGATGACGGTAAGCCGTACACTGCTATTTGtgtattatgaaaaataatacttGGAAAAAATTCTCCTTTTAACGCAAATTCCGTATACTTTGGGCTGTCCTGTGTACCCCACGTTGGTACATTTTTCTTTatgacatttttattattttgaactattttaaagtataataagaatatatttcattcgtcttaatttatgtgatattttttggattttgagattcaaattaGTCTATTTTTtactgtaaattttttatatatcttttaaatattttaaattgccaattattgtgatttatagtactttttacgtagcttataaatatataaatttcattttaaaaaacttGAAGATTTCATACACAAATTctcaatcaaacttaaattgtttgactttaaaaaataaaaaatgtcacataaattgagacatatagagtattctttaattttgtgttgAGGTGGCATGGAGAGTATACTTACTTGAAAACAAGTGAAAGGTGAAAAATCTGAGAAAAAGTCTGAGAAAGATGAAATATTTTACAATTAATTAGTACACATAATTAGTTACACTATATATTTAGTTAATTTCCTTCCTTTCTTAGTGATGAAATACTCTTCCCATCCAATAATTGTTGTGTACTATATTATTTGGGATGTCTAAAAATACTTgttcattttataaaatcaatgaataattttacacttagtttcTAATTTACTTTTACCATTAATTAAAGTCATTTTcactattacatttttcaagacattgtatatattatattcaaagtgtgatacaataaaatttatcttctatttatatatagtttcttgagttaatatctcaaaagatcACTCAACTTTGTAAATTTATCTAGaaaagtcattaaactttgttttatatcactaaaatcattcaacttaaccctttatatcaataaaatcagtcaatcaaatttattattaaaatagttAATTAACTGAAAATCTCCCTTTTCCaccataaatatatatactaataaatgaataattaaattattgctAAGAATTAAAACAACACATCAACTATATATAGTTATATACCTCACTTCGAttcatttcttttcttgatttgtctaTAGATCGGTAAGAATACCAGCGAAAGAAAACAATACTATTGCTTATAGATCTGtacgtatttttttttttagtgttttatggttttatattttctacttaaaaagtattaaatttatttttataaattctaCTAAGTTAACCAcatcaaaaatgaaattatttttcttgatgtaaTGCTTTAggcattttaaattttctatttaaaagGTGCTAAATTTACCATTATAAATCCTtgcgtttttttaaaaaaattatttatttgtggaGTCCATGTTTACATgacataagaaaaaaatattttgccatattaaaaaaaaattgaagataagtttggttgagtgattttattgatataaacgcctaagttgaatgactttattgatataaaacaaagttcaatgactttgctagatatattttcaaagttgagtgaccttttgagatattaaacTCATAGTTTCTTATGAAGTTGCAAAATCAATAGTGAACAAGTTTTGTTGGACAAAAGGgtgtatttatttcttttctctttcgtgaatttcttattctttcacttttaattaatttgaagaaattaCGTGTACTTTTAAAGAtcaaatccaaagaaaaaaaaaacaatagaaaagaatgaaagaagaatttgaagaaattACGTGTACTTTTAAAGAtcaaatccaaagaaaaaaaaaacaatataaaagaatgaaagaaggttaaaagaaaaggaaataatgtgtatttgagaaaattttaaatacgaCTATACAAGGCaaagaaaactaattttttttatgtgtttaacttatttaaagacaaagaaaaaaagaagttttttaactaaaaaaataaaatatattttttaaatagttcaaGGAATATTACTTGtatctttttctaaaatttgcaAACCATTTGCCCTTTATTTTCATTCAGCTAATAAagttatttagaaataaaaaaatgttaaatttatcTCAATACTTCCCTCATTTTTacatagatttttaaaaataaagtaagtgTCGTGTGATCTATCCATGCATTGAGTTCATCCAAGTTCTGTAATTCGCATTAATTGCTGTTATaacagaaatattttttttattgttagtaATGCATTTCTCGGATGTAGGATGATTTAAACCTCCTTGTTATGTATTTGATCACTGGGAATAATGTCGGATACCTGCTCTGACAAAGACATTATTTGATGActtgatctctttatgaatatcTCATGAGTTTATGAAATTTTGAGATGTACGTATCTTCAAGGGAATATGTTACCTTTTATAGGCGTGAGCTAGAGTTTAAGAAGAGTAACCCAAGAATCCTAAAAGAGATTGAACTCATCTCGTAGAGTTTGGCTAAGTCCCCAAAATTTTAAAGTCTACCGTACTAGTTTTTCGAATAACAAAAATGAtcatttttgttttataaatcTATTTTGAccagaggcgtatctagagggggtgccgtgggttcacgtgaacccatgctcccctctctagatcatacatagtagttttatatttttttaaaaatatttaaatatagatgtgtgaacccatgttcaaagtatcatataataatacgaTGATGATTAGGTGCACTTCTCTAAGTgaagatagaaatttaaatcttatatctatcttgtcttTTTGAGTAACACCACTCCAAGTGGTTATCGGTGACACTTTTGACGTTTCGTgcctttaatctttcaaaattttcaagtgtcttacattgaaaattcctaaaaaatttagcactgtaaattttttatctaattaaatcaaatgtgtatattaaaatttaaaactaattgtattatatattttggatctatagtttttaaaatttaatggttcatatttagaacctaaaagtcaaatgatcaaatttatatttaagatacatTTCTTCATAATCGTGCACCCATCTAGCcgaaatcctggatacgcctctgattTTGACATGTCAAACTCATATGTTAGAAGTATAATGATTAAAGAGTACAAACATAATGTTCTAGTATAGTAAACACATTTCAAAATTATGGTTTGAAAAGTGAAAATGTGAAGCAATTAGTTGAACAAATGCCACTCTAGTAACTCTCAAATATTAGAAGTAAAATCATATCCATAAGAGTATTagtttacaaaaaaattgattttagagAAA
This region includes:
- the LOC125876538 gene encoding auxin-responsive protein SAUR50-like, with the protein product MASAIKKVNMITQIVRLKQVVKRWKHKSLKRRGVLSYSSSESDEPALPGSNRRRRTPSGSLAVYIGPERTRFVIPTRFLNLPVFISLLDKAEEEFGYQRTGGLVLPCEVEYFSEILRLLDRDEDRFGHFLGLDEMINEVGFDGLDHSCKEAASQGFAPLLHNARV